One Pseudomonadota bacterium DNA segment encodes these proteins:
- a CDS encoding AIR synthase-related protein — protein sequence MAKESMLHFFLERTENLEYCFNVETSEPLDSHELLILRQLLANGFIMESVSAKPINPDGADVVELGPRMNFATAYSTNIVAICQTCGLEKATRIERSRRYPLASGVDRDRFVWENHDRMTECLYDRPLQTFETGILPEPVFEIPMLEKGPNALLEVPGLAMDEWDRNLYYNYFVKEEGRNPTIVEIRDLDNANSEHSRHGYFKGKQIINNIAMPETLMEIVKSTLKANPSNSIIAFKDNSSGIKGYDCWTILPEEPGKPAPFKRKKAHYHIIFTAETHNFPTGVAPFPGAETGTGGRIRDVQATGRGGLVVAGTAGYCVANLLIPGYDLPWETKSFAYPSSLAPSLAVEIRASDGASDYGNKFGEPVVSGFTRSFDQKLPTGERWGWIKKIMFTGGIGQIDARHIEKDEAEKGMLIVQVGGPAYGIGVGGGSASSKLQGENEEELDFNAVQRGDAEMEQKMNRVIRACIEMGDDNPIVSAHDQGAGGPANVLKELVEKAGGKIELRRIRLGDPTLSVLKTWIAEYQERCGFLIMPERIAEFESICEREKVNCECLGEVTGDGRFVVHDEKDDSTPVNLNLGKVLGNMPQKTFKDERLEYSLRPVELPDDLSVKDALSRVLRNLTVGSKRFLTNKVDRSVTGLIAQQQCCGPLQ from the coding sequence TGGCAAAGGAGTCAATGCTACACTTTTTTTTGGAAAGAACGGAGAACCTGGAATACTGCTTCAACGTGGAAACTTCTGAGCCCTTGGATTCTCATGAGCTTTTGATTTTAAGGCAGCTTTTAGCCAACGGCTTTATAATGGAAAGTGTATCTGCGAAACCCATCAACCCTGATGGAGCTGATGTGGTGGAGCTTGGTCCGCGGATGAACTTTGCCACAGCCTATTCAACAAATATCGTCGCCATTTGCCAGACCTGCGGGCTCGAAAAGGCTACCCGCATAGAACGTTCCCGGCGATATCCACTTGCTTCAGGAGTTGATAGAGACCGTTTTGTTTGGGAAAATCATGATCGAATGACAGAATGCTTGTATGATCGACCGTTGCAGACCTTCGAAACCGGAATTCTGCCGGAGCCTGTGTTTGAGATTCCTATGTTGGAAAAGGGTCCGAACGCTCTTTTAGAAGTACCGGGTCTTGCCATGGACGAGTGGGACAGGAATCTCTACTACAATTACTTTGTAAAGGAAGAGGGAAGAAATCCTACGATTGTTGAAATAAGGGATCTGGATAACGCCAACAGCGAGCACTCGCGGCACGGCTATTTCAAAGGAAAGCAGATTATAAACAATATCGCTATGCCGGAAACGCTTATGGAGATCGTAAAATCGACTTTAAAAGCGAATCCATCAAACAGCATCATAGCGTTTAAGGACAATTCCAGCGGGATTAAGGGATATGACTGCTGGACTATTCTCCCCGAAGAACCCGGAAAACCAGCGCCTTTTAAGAGAAAGAAGGCACACTACCATATCATTTTTACTGCCGAGACGCACAATTTTCCCACCGGGGTTGCCCCTTTCCCCGGGGCTGAAACAGGCACGGGCGGAAGGATCCGCGATGTCCAGGCCACAGGAAGAGGCGGTCTGGTCGTTGCCGGAACAGCGGGATACTGCGTTGCAAATCTGCTTATCCCCGGATATGACTTGCCATGGGAAACCAAATCCTTTGCCTACCCATCAAGCCTGGCTCCTTCCCTGGCTGTAGAGATAAGAGCGAGCGACGGCGCCAGCGATTACGGAAATAAGTTCGGCGAGCCCGTTGTGTCAGGCTTTACGCGGTCATTTGACCAAAAGCTTCCCACTGGCGAACGTTGGGGATGGATTAAAAAGATAATGTTTACGGGCGGCATCGGACAGATCGATGCAAGGCATATTGAAAAGGATGAAGCGGAAAAAGGCATGCTTATCGTTCAGGTAGGCGGCCCTGCATACGGTATTGGTGTGGGCGGCGGTTCGGCTTCCAGCAAACTTCAGGGGGAGAACGAGGAAGAGCTGGATTTCAACGCTGTCCAGCGTGGCGATGCAGAGATGGAACAAAAGATGAATCGCGTCATCAGGGCTTGCATTGAAATGGGAGACGACAATCCTATCGTAAGCGCCCATGACCAGGGAGCCGGCGGCCCTGCCAATGTTCTTAAGGAGCTTGTGGAAAAGGCGGGGGGCAAAATCGAACTAAGGCGTATCAGGTTAGGAGACCCGACCCTGTCGGTGCTCAAAACCTGGATTGCCGAATATCAGGAGCGATGCGGTTTCCTGATTATGCCTGAGAGGATTGCAGAATTCGAATCAATCTGCGAAAGGGAAAAGGTGAATTGCGAATGCCTCGGAGAAGTTACAGGAGACGGCCGCTTCGTTGTCCATGATGAGAAGGATGATTCAACCCCTGTGAATCTCAATCTCGGGAAGGTCCTCGGCAATATGCCGCAGAAAACCTTCAAGGATGAAAGGCTTGAATATTCACTAAGGCCCGTTGAATTGCCGGATGATCTGTCGGTAAAAGATGCATTGTCTCGTGTGCTTCGGAACCTCACAGTCGGTTCAAAGAGATTTCTCACAAATAAGGTTGATCGAAGTGTTACGGGTTTGATTGCGCAACAACAATGCTGCGGTCCGCTTCAA